A single Plasmodium malariae genome assembly, chromosome: 6 DNA region contains:
- the PmUG01_06019900 gene encoding conserved Plasmodium protein, unknown function gives MLFHHFDYKKMNEIEKLVEEYISPEQVMFRYGKEKKVEIIYEKNKDKEENKIRNEILKKLVLFIEETDIEDGKGEKKKKEVKTKEENKLTDMDVNTKNEFYQNSSGKNFKIKYNKLIRIIVMLKKYCFCNENMKRGTAVNLIAQLFDEVNIAKLEKEYLKCIIFFFIKKIEDWHCVNGVVKFFLIMFERYIDILRDIQYSSEMTTIYKYLFVLKKNKKMGKTIYLTKERNADELCVESKEEMNAEKEEELCGKQERQEWHDHYSGGDDNDYLNNGVYDNDYLNNGVYDNDYLYNDEYDNYDYDDSCDDSEEEGNYGRYYEQDGNEDNDDDDESEEEIAKEEKFCVVYKILKNMFKHIHAPSYLQSIRLNYYKIILISLEQFRIEISSISNFIDKIQVQLENESDPRNILVLFDIIYTLCSKYLSPPIGSDEDVVSVNEEYVDRSSLNSVRDEKSREKTRVHAAQQDKRSVTYANENCANYGQMDDNQTSANRTNDNQVADNQAVDNQAVDNHVADNHVADNHVADNQVADNHVADNHVADNQVADNQVAHNHVADNQVADNQVADNQAVDNHVANNQVADNHVADNQVADNHVADNHVADNHVAHNQVAHNQVAHNHVADNHVADNQVADNQIDDDQIKANQMGDNNISANQINANQINTNALFSYEREMQYLKSVIDIAFYYFPIEFINSDGRYDCITEEDLQESFLKCLMSNKRLGSYVIMNILDQFYNTEDDEINEKNLKSIQKTLEICVPFYGCVCTSKFITTVIGIIELECIENDCADKMMNYFIDILLIFINNMNKEETNGKYSLLNKCFLNMFKEFQRYIILHKKMYEKDEEYNFFNFAHLSSTHLSPCGVILTTNENIKTSEEKTDIPLIPDEKRETLLHNLLPPSKEILNSKMLHVNEIIAESCEGVTPEGNSNAIENFDLNDIANVSDSSSISAGLGEENSFVRSMNKYEMSVISGSERSDRRDRSDRSGRSDRSGRSDRSGRSERSGRSERSGRSERSGRSGRSGQSDRSQRDIFSIIKEKDEIEKMKENKKKQKKKEGKKKNKIKFHKFHVIERILICISKGNMPIFLYMINSIIKPILRQCYYLVNFLTNEKGKKRKQKSNPTEDANIKIREKLEEETQSDKEKVSVLGITKFCGSNEKDVFTYDVRDRKIWDLLVMYINFLNNVLEKSAHVDEVVLYNICFIKEIYIITEILKKGIYFFFHKYHDCGLNLYNVLTYFICMHNDRNDINHHRGSTCNISFFFKTIFSFFYIIGLHPTKKEGISFFYEHGNSKICTEIFGDNFVYVDLWRISINTKHADFEKDIKYNNDNIINKKCKDYKVNDLFFFLNLVNKLIKYKYEQIQNYINIIMINICLLILKMYVCAYKNLHYYINYVHKVYFMNIPSLFFLATNISSFILKHFYNYVETIKEICLCIKKDDKCISSYQTHTLPHKCSQTNIPNGVMKRLYSRFCNTETDVVGASFDDKEVSCGVNTYNDEINEDGNAGNAFNRWDEFLQFISENNPSSQYMNGAMLKCGVEKIHNLFYDDSAVIPEQDGINRGCGKVKESVDQKESKCKIVINKRLNDKEIVAFHFFFLLNLTYMHIYYTYLQAVEMLRTDEKAVDANVSSGCDLEEGHKDKEEEHYEKDQVKTLLYDRPISVNNLEILELCINYIYEEKIIKNVFLNKACERILDEQEEKEMVRSIEIANEDLNLNYYATYINGSSDINGRSDRIDRNNGNIKNNFIPINYIKNVELKDLMTCVMVDKTSTDVKNELLSYVINKNIFKNVINLDINMFLHLLKTTLTVYVIYEKDSKNNLEGKRRSNEDSCLLFAGYVYGKLKGCFNHIFIFYDEMKKKELLEKLIQNCVCTNNSTVDINEQNDMFYAFFKLHSCSFDLNNSKIDTLHPPFNALLLLFLPFPLSVYPFIGRSYMHKLIKLCMYIYLYNIYSTNDSLVSGIPSECKNDNCVDAKEQHYTCNKMSHTCLVKDEEDLLNQYDTFLKFLNEKSAFYLKEFIHESFDHNEIKKCLSLIDCTNMRSMYKCSLQIMSILLHTCDCKGEMLPFVYTHFDLIRQFSVTLKGALLFKVIIQHFTDMFEAFIHKRCVSNEGGSNDQFRSGRGGRSGKKGRSSNGGSNRNRGSSSNRGSSSNRGSSSNRGSSSNRGSSSNRGSSSNREEAVTGEEAVTGEEAVTREEAVTGEEAVTREEAVTGEEAVTGEEAVTGEEAVTREEAVTGEEAVTGEEAVTGEEAVIGGEAAHVCKLFFLFDYLYFSKKEDTEKQEKVYFNGEGKGVSTENVQSMHKKRNSFYKRNEDIYIVDQSHLSIFLECGGKKEGKNGSKETTVYNCRYLRRVNCFPFNEGTIDVINLKRMFSMKNEILSSCVTMNEDDFYLYCHFFYCLFQYMSIFYDLNFYTQEKFNEEYFEENIEYLCNNLDNNTCGTSTLILFYYSYVTYMYEKIYSTIYNIDTNTLFEKENYNSITFTQNRSFLITYKNILINYFYHLYNYFYFIDVTNRFVSMTEFFFILNREKIIFEYSLPYDFICKNEQIVKFVQNFICNSAFNPYANVERTQEKGKTTFVFDEMKKQKRKNMYIIEENNQVNGETKGNIPLNVDSANYGKFIDNETNAKAIYDDSGVCIEKSITQSNNAPISTSTTTSVITPIPPNVENDEKCALFLDGLRKRKEKLNKYNCKYLSIIHVMAILLLNMPIEEAINDYYHVLEICLLKGINKVSNFFISKTDYLYNNKKYINGILRKNTSLVKLVFADTRTDSDNHNDACENRDGSKRREKEVGENKLKKILVKEIISMNMILCLRLLYLIINLLNYFLKFETKIKEKTRNKKSNKNRSLKENFHFLLSYKSIIIKSVLKIIVSVPLALIRHLCACIFYVLSFFSYQSFLSYSVIQDIKWYLSIASVDPHRKVRRMVVLCRARWM, from the exons ATGCTATTCCATCATTTtgattacaaaaaaatgaatgagATAGAGAAACTGGTAGAGGAGTACATTTCTCCTGAACAAGTCATGTTTCGGTATGGTAAAGAAAAGAAGGTAGAGattatttatgaaaagaACAAAGATAAAGAAGAGaacaaaataagaaatgaaatattaaaaaagctAGTACTCTTTATAGAGGAAACAGATATAGAAGATGGCaagggagaaaaaaaaaagaaagaagtaaaaacaaaagaagaaaacaaaTTAACGGATATGGATGTCAATAcgaaaaatgaattttaccAGAACAGTTCaggtaaaaattttaaaataaagtataacaaattaatacGAATAATcgtaatgttaaaaaaatattgtttctgcaatgaaaatatgaaaagagGGACAGCTGTAAATTTAATTGCCCAACTATTTGACGAAGTAAACATTGCAAAATtggaaaaagaatatttaaaatgtattatatttttttttattaaaaaaatagaagacTGGCATTGTGTTAATGGGGTAgttaagttttttttaattatgtttgAAAGGTATATAGACATACTGAGAGATATACAATATTCAAGTGAAATGACtacaatttataaatatttattcgttttaaaaaaaaataagaaaatggGAAAGACGATTTACTTAACGAAGGAACGAAATGCAGATGAATTGTGCGTTGAAAGTAAAGAGGAAATGAATGCagaaaaggaagaagaaTTGTGTGGGAAGCAAGAGCGACAGGAGTGGCATGATCATTATAGCGGTGGAGATGATAATGATTACTTAAATAATGGCGTGTATGATAATGATTACTTAAATAATGGCGTGTATGATAATGACTACTTATATAATGATGAGTACGATAATTACGACTACGATGACTCATGCGATGATAGCGAAGAGGAGGGAAATTACGGACGTTATTATGAACAAGATGGCAATGAAGATAacgatgatgatgatgaatCAGAGGAGGAAATAGCGAAGGAAGAGAAATTTTGCGTtgtttacaaaattttaaaaaacatgtttaaacatatacatgcacCAAGTTATTTACAGAGTATAAGACTGaactattataaaataatattaatatctCTAGAACAATTTAGAATTGAAATTTCTTCTATATCTAATTTTATCGATAAAATTCAAGTACAGCTAGAGAATGAATCAGATCCTAGAAACATTTTAGTTCTATTTgacattatatatacgttaTGCAGTAAGTATCTATCACCTCCTATTGGTAGTGATGAAGATGTAGTAAGTGTGAATGAGGAATACGTAGATAGAAGCAGTCTGAACAGTGTAAGGGACGAAAAGAGTAGAGAGAAGACTCGTGTCCACGCTGCTCAGCAGGACAAACGAAGCGTTACCTACGCGAATGAAAATTGTGCAAACTATGGTCAAATGGATGATAATCAAACAAGCGCTAATCGCACGAACGACAATCAAGTAGCAGATAATCAAGCAGTAGATAATCAAGCAGTAGATAATCACGTAGCAGATAATCACGTAGCAGATAATCACGTAGCAGATAATCAAGTAGCAGATAATCACGTAGCAGATAATCACGTAGCAGATAATCAAGTAGCAGATAATCAAGTAGCACATAATCACGTAGCAGATAATCAAGTAGCAGATAATCAAGTAGCAGATAATCAAGCAGTAGATAATCACGTAGCAAATAATCAAGTAGCAGATAATCACGTAGCAGATAATCAAGTAGCAGATAATCACGTAGCAGATAATCACGTAGCAGATAATCACGTAGCACATAATCAAGTAGCACATAATCAAGTAGCACATAATCACGTAGCAGATAATCACGTAGCAGATAATCAAGTAGCAGATAATCAAATAGATGATGATCAAATAAAGGCTAATCAAATGGGTGATAATAACATAAGCGCTAACCAAATAAACGCGAACCAAATAAACACAAATGCGCTGTTCTCATATGAAAGGGAGATGCAGTACCTTAAGTCAGTTATAGATATAgcgttttattatttccccATAGAATTCATAAATAGCGATGGGCGTTATGACTGCATCACTGAAGAGGATTTACAAGAatcctttttaaaatgtttaatgTCGAATAAAAGATTAGGAAGCTatgtaataatgaatatattagatcaattttataatacagaggatgatgaaataaatgaaaaaaacttaaaaagtATTCAAAAAACTTTAGAAATTTGTGTTCCTTTTTATGGTTGTGTATGCACATCAAAATTTATTACTACAGTTATTGGAATAATTGAACTAGAGTGTATAGAAAATGATTGTGCAGATAAGATGATGAACTATTTTATTgatatacttttaatatttataaataatatgaataaagaaGAAACGAATGGGAAATATTCTTTACTTAATAAATGTTTTCTTAATATGTTTAAAGAATTCCAAAGGTATATTATACTACATAAAAAGATGTATGAAAAAGATGAggaatacaatttttttaattttgctcATTTGTCAAGTACACACTTAAGCCCATGTGGTGTTATACTTACCACTAATGAAAACATAAAGACAAGTGAAGAAAAAACGGACATCCCACTTATTCCCGATGAGAAGCGTGAAACGTTGTTACATAATTTACTACCACCTTCGAAAGAAATACTTAATTCTAAAATGCTGCATGTAAACGAAATAATAGCGGAATCGTGTGAAGGCGTTACACCAGAGGGAAACAGCAACGCaattgaaaattttgatCTGAACGACATTGCCAATGTGTCAGATTCATCGTCCATTAGCGCTGGATTGGGCGAAGAAAATAGCTTTGTGCGTTCGATGAACAAGTATGAAATGAGTGTGATAAGCGGAAGTGAAAGAAGTGATAGGAGAGATCGAAGTGATAGGAGTGGTCGAAGTGATAGGAGTGGTCGAAGTGATAGGAGTGGTCGAAGTGAGAGGAGTGGTCGAAGTGAGAGGAGTGGTCGAAGTGAGAGGAGTGGTCGAAGTGGTAGGAGTGGTCAAAGCGACCGAAGCCAGCGAGACatattttccattattaAGGAAAAGGacgaaattgaaaaaatgaaggagAACAAGAAGAAGCAGAAGAAGAaagaagggaaaaaaaaaaataaaataaaatttcacAAATTTCATGTGATAGAAAGAATACTCATATGCATATCGAAAGGGAATATGCCCATCTTTTTGTACATGATAAACAGTATTATTAAGCCGATCTTGAGGCAGTGTTATTATTTAGTAAATTTTCTAACGAatgaaaagggaaaaaaaagaaaacaaaaaagtaatCCAACAGAGGATGCTAACATTAAGATAAGGGAGAAATTGGAGGAAGAAACCCAATCCGACAAGGAAAAAGTGAGTGTGCTAGGTATTACTAAATTTTGTGGTAGTAATGAAAAGGACGTATTTACATATGATGTGAGGGATAGAAAAATATGGGATTTACTggttatgtatataaactttttaaataatgttcTCGAAAAGAGTGCACACGTAGATGAAGTAgtattgtataatatatgttttataaaagaaatatacataattacagaaatattaaaaaaaggaatttattttttttttcataaatatcaTGATTGCGGTTTGAATCTGTACAATGTTctcacatattttatatgtatgcataatgACAGGAATGATATAAATCATCATAGGGGTAGTACTTGTAAcatctcctttttttttaagaccattttttcctttttttatattatcggTTTGCACCCAACTAAAAAAGAAggcatttcttttttttatgaacatggTAATAGTAAAATTTGCACTGAAATATTTGGAGATAACTTCGTATATGTAGATTTATGGAGAATTAGTATTAACACAAAACATGCTGATTTTGAAAAGGACATCAAGTATAacaatgataatattattaataagaaatGTAAGGATTATAAAGTGAATgacctatttttttttcttaatttagtaaataaacttataaaatataaatatgaacagattcagaattatattaacattattatgattaatatatgcctattaatattaaagatgtatgtttgtgcatataaaaatttacattattatataaattatgtgcATAAAGTATACTTTATGAACATACCATCTCTCTTCTTCTTGGCAACGAATATATCATCTTTCATCTTGaagcatttttataattatgtagaAACGATAAAGGAAATATGTCTGTGTATAAAAAAGGATGACAAGTGTATTTCGTCTTATCAGACACACACACTACCCCATAAGTGCTCACAAACTAATATCCCTAATGGTGTAATGAAAAGGCTCTACTCACGTTTTTGCAACACAGAGACGGATGTAGTCGGTGCAAGCTTTGATGATAAGGAAGTTAGTTGTGGCGtgaatacatataatgaTGAAATTAATGAGGATGGAAATGCTGGAAACGCTTTTAATCGTTGGGATGAATTCCTTCAGTTCATTAGTGAGAACAACCCCTCGAGTCAGTACATGAACGGGGCAATGCTAAAATGTGGCGTCGAAAAGATacacaatttattttatgatgaTAGTGCAGTAATACCTGAGCAAGATGGTATAAATCGGGGGTGTGGTAAGGTTAAAGAGTCGGTTGATCAGAAAGAGAGCAAATGCAAAATTGTAATTAATAAACGTTTGAATGATAAAGAAATCGTcgcttttcattttttctttcttctaAATCTAACTTATATGCATATCTATTACACGTATTTACAAGCAGTAGAAATGTTACGAACGGATGAAAAAGCGGTAGACGCAAATGTGAGTAGTGGATGTGATTTAGAAGAGGGACATAAGGACAAAGAGGAGGAACATTATGAAAAGGATCAAGTAAAAACCTTGCTATATGATAGACCTATTTCTGTGAATAATTTAGAAATACTTGAACTGtgcataaattatatatatgaagaaaagaTAATCAAAAAtgtctttttaaataaagctTGTGAACGGATTTTGGATGAACAGGAAGAGAAGGAAATGGTTCGAAGCATAGAAATAGCTAACGAGGATTTAAATTTAAACTATTATGCAACTTACATAAATGGTAGTAGTGACATAAATGGTAGAAGTGATAGAATTGATAGAAATAATGgaaatattaagaataattttataccaattaattatataaaaaatgttgagTTAAAGGATCTAATGACATGCGTAATGGTGGACAAAACGAGTACAGatgttaaaaatgaattattgtcgtatgtaataaataaaaatatatttaaaaatgtaattaatttagacataaatatgtttctTCACCTTTTAAAAACAACATTAACagtttatgttatatatgaGAAGGATAGTAAGAACAACTTAGAAGGAAAGAGGAGATCTAATGAAGATAGCTGTTTACTATTTGCTGGATATGTGTATGGAAAGTTAAAAGGATGttttaatcatatttttatattctatgatgagatgaaaaaaaaagaactttTAGAAAAATTGATTCAGAATTGTGTATGTACAAATAATAGTACAGTTGATATAAATGAACAGAATGACATGTTTTAcgcattttttaaattacacaGTTGTTCGTTTGATCTAAATAATAGTAAGATTGATACATTACATCCTCCATTTAATGCGTTATTACTTCTCTTCCTACCATTCCCACTTTCTGTTTATCCTTTCATCGGGAGAAGTTACATGCACAAATTGATAAaattatgcatgtatatatatttatataatatatatagcacaAACGATTCATTAGTTAGCGGCATACCATCAGAATGCAAGAACGATAATTGTGTAGATGCAAAAGAGCAGCATTATACATGTAATAAGATGAGCCATACTTGTTTGGTAAAAGATGAAGAGGATTTACTTAATCAGTACGACAcgtttttgaaatttttaaatgagaaaagtgctttttatttgaaaGAATTTATTCATGAATCTTTTGAtcataatgaaataaaaaaatgtttatctCTAATTGATTGCACCAATATGAGAAGTATGTATAAATGCTCTCTACAAATTATGAGTATCTTATTACACACTTGTGACTGTAAAGGCGAAATGCTACCATTTGTGTATACTCATTTCGATTTAATAAGACAATTTTCAGTTACCCTAAAAGGAGCCTTACTATTTAAGGTAATAATACAGCATTTCACGGATATGTTTGAGGCGTTTATCCATAAACGCTGTGTCAGTAACGAAGGGGGTAGCAACGATCAATTCAG AAGTGGAAGGGGGGGAAGAAGCGGAAAGAAGGGAAGAAGCAGTAACGGGGGAAGTAACAGAAACAGGGGAAGTAGCAGTAACAGGGGAAGTAGCAGTAACAGGGGAAGTAGCAGTAACAGGGGAAGTAGCAGTAACAGGGGAAGTAGCAGTAACAGGGGAAGTAGCAGTAACAGGGAAGAAGCAGTAACAGGGGAAGAAGCAGTAACAGGGGAAGAAGCAGTAACAAGGGAAGAAGCAGTAACAGGGGAAGAAGCAGTAACAAGGGAAGAAGCAGTAACAGGGGAAGAAGCAGTAACAGGGGAAGAAGCAGTAACAGGGGAAGAAGCAGTAACAAGGGAAGAAGCAGTAACAGGGGAAGAAGCAGTAACAGGGGAAGAAGCAGTAACAGGGGAAGAAGCAGTAATTGGAGGAGAAGCCGCACATGTGTGCAAGCTATTTTTCCTATTTGACTATTTGTATTTTAGCAAAAAAGAAGACACGGAAAAGCAGGAAAAAGTTTACTTCAACGGTGAGGGTAAAGGGGTCTCCACAGAAAATGTTCAAAGTATGCACAAAAAGAGAAacagtttttataaaaggaACGAAGACATATACATAGTTGACCAATCGCACCTAAGTATCTTCCTAGAGTGTGGGGGGAAAAAAGAGGGTAAAAATGGATCCAAAGAAACAACAGTATATAATTGTAGGTATTTAAGAAGAGTTAATTGTTTTCCATTTAATGAGGGCACAATAGATGtaataaatttgaaaagaATGTTTTCGATGAAGAACGAAATATTATCAAGTTGTGTTACCATGAATGAGGATGatttctatttatattgccattttttttattgcctttttcaatatatgtCCATTTTTTAcgatttaaatttttatacacaggaaaaatttaatgaagaATATTTTGAAGAGAATATTGAATATTTGTGTAATAACTTAGATAATAATACTTGTGGTACGTCAACATTAATTCTGTTCTACTATAGTTATGTAACCTATATGTATGAGAAAATTTACTctactatatataatatagataCGAACACTTTatttgaaaaggaaaattataatagtattaCTTTTACCCAAAACAGAAGTTTTCTTAttacatacaaaaatattctaattaattatttttaccatctttataattatttttattttatcgaTGTTACGAATAGGTTTGTTTCTATGAcagaatttttctttatcttgAACAGagaaaaaatcatttttgaatattcCTTACCTTATGATTtcatttgtaaaaatgaacaaattgtaaaatttgtgcaaaattttatttgtaattcTGCCTTCAATCCTTACGCAAATGTTGAAAGAACTCAAGAAAAAGGGAAAACTACATTTGTATTCGATGAAATGAAGAaacaaaaacgaaaaaatatgtacattattGAAGAAAATAATCAGGTTAATGGAGAAACCAAAGGAAATATTCCATTAAATGTTGATTCGGCAAATTATGGTAAATTTATTGACAATGAGACGAACGCGAAAGCCATTTATGATGACAGCGGAGTCTGCATTGAGAAGTCCATCACGCAGTCCAACAATGCACCCATCAGTACGTCCACCACTACTTCTGTCATTACGCCTATCCCCCCTAACGTCGAAAATGACGAAAAGTGCGCCCTTTTTTTGGACGGTTTAAGAAagagaaaggaaaaattaaacaaatacaATTGCAAATATCTGAGCATAATCCATGTAATGGCAATATTACTGTTAAATATGCCCATTGAAGAAGCAATAAATGATTACTACCATGTTTTAGAGATATGCTTACTTAAGGGCATTAATAAAGTgtccaatttttttatcagcAAAACGGATTATCTATATAACAACAAAAAGTATATCAATGGGATATTAAGGAAAAACACAAGTCTAGTTAAACTAGTGTTTGCCGACACCCGTACTGACAGTGATAATCATAATGATGCGTGTGAAAATCGGGATGGAAGTAAAAGGAGGGAAAAAGAAGTTggtgaaaataaattaaaaaaaatattagtaaaGGAAATTATATCAATGAACATGATACTCTGTTTGCGTTTACTTTAccttataattaatttattgaattattttttaaaatttgaaactaaaattaaagaaaaaacaaggaataagaaaagtaataaaaatagaagtttaaaagagaattttcattttttattatcttataaaagtataattattaaaagtgTATTGAAAATAATCGTTTCGGTGCCCCTAGCTTTAATTAGACACCTGTGCGCTTGTATTTTTTACGTTCTGTCCTTTTTTAGTTACCAGTCCTTTCTCTCCTACTCGGTTATTCAAGAT ATAAAATGGTACTTATCAATAGCGTCAGTTGATCCCCATAGGAAGGTCCGAAGAATGGTAGTACTCTGCAGGGCTAGATGGATGTAG